The following coding sequences are from one Panicum hallii strain FIL2 chromosome 5, PHallii_v3.1, whole genome shotgun sequence window:
- the LOC112891784 gene encoding peroxidase 9-like — MKLKHSIQELMASTKIVLGAIFIASFYLSASLAFPPGHHEGAYPVGNGPISGLSPDYYKFTCPQADEIVVSILKKAIAKEPRIAASLLRLLFHDCFVQGCDASVLLDDTEEFVSEKSAIPNKNSIRGFEVIDEIKAALEEACPHTVSCADTIALAARGSTVLSGGPYWELPLGRRDSKTANMKLANKNLPPPNATLHRLIKFFQRQGLDKVDLVALSGSHTIGKARCVSFKQRLYNQHRDKRPDITLEKSFYHTLASGCPRTGGDNNIRSLDFVSPSKFDNSYYKLILEGKGLLNSDEVLWTGKDPEIAGLVKSYAENEPLFFEHYVNSIIKMGNINPLMGHNGEIRKNCRRVNQEV, encoded by the exons ATGAAACTAAAGCACAGCATTCAAGAACTCATGGCTTCAACTAAGATAGTTCTTGGTGCAATCTTCATTGCTTCCTTCTACTTATCTGCCTCCCTTGCCTTCCCCCCTGGTCACCATGAGGGTGCCTATCCAGTTGGAAATGGCCCAATCTCAGGTCTTTCTCCAGATTACTACAAGTTCACATGCCCACAAGCCGATGAGATTGTGGTGTCTATACTGAAGAAGGCTATCGCAAAGGAACCAAGGATAGCTGCTTCCCTTCTCAGGCTCCTATTTCATGACTGCTTTGTTCAG GGCTGTGATGCATCAGTTCTTTTGGATGACACTGAGGAATTCGTAAGCGAGAAAAGTGCTATTCCCAATAAGAATTCAATTAGGGGATTTGAGGTCATAGATGAGATCAAAGCCGCACTTGAAGAAGCATGCCCACATACAGTCTCCTGTGCAGACACTATTGCCCTAGCAGCCAGAGGTTCAACAGTACTG AGTGGTGGACCATATTGGGAGCTTCCATTAGGAAGGAGAGATTCAAAGACAGCAAACATGAAGCTAGCAAATAAGAACCTTCCTCCCCCAAATGCAACTCTACACCGTCTTATCAAGTTTTTCCAAAGGCAAGGACTGGATAAGGTGGACCTTGTGGCACTATCAG GAAGCCACACGATCGGAAAGGCCAGATGTGTGAGTTTCAAACAGCGCCTCTACAATCAGCATAGAGATAAAAGACCAGACATCACGCTAGAGAAAAGTTTCTATCACACATTGGCATCGGGGTGCCCACGCACTGGTGGTGATAACAACATACGATCACTAGATTTTGTCAGCCCTTCAAAATTTGACAACAGCTACTATAAGCTGATATTGGAGGGAAAAGGGCTTCTCAATTCAGATGAAGTTTTGTGGACAGGAAAAGACCCAGAAATAGCAGGGCTGGTTAAAAGTTATGCAGAAAACGAGCCACTATTCTTTGAACACTACGTGAATTCCATAATCAAAATGGGGAACATAAATCCCCTCATGGGTCACAATGGAGAAATCCGCAAGAACTGTCGTAGGGTCAATCAGGAGGTCTAG
- the LOC112891782 gene encoding uncharacterized protein LOC112891782 → MSPVASCPMHAIHLSIVVLLAATYMHVVATAIIVVPSSNCYTFDNESRLIDFTHLVGKEYEYNEQGSQPSDLVVEFCKDVQRRSQEGYIEFGRFVSSRSFLFGSGSTDYIQKFHDGDLVHCETTFEKMGRTAQVNIICGRCSNKVCRDEQGCICSISYDERMCRVLVELAIPCAKSGPRVFKGFTVGFHPRSSEIVYNGLTQLGFEQLHHGFSFQTEQIHVSLYLSAMSSLADLVGKPTFKVNPAKGLSVTLTGSGLNGAMPTTLSPTVLNVDWRCEIARSSPYEVNILIPVEGYDPIEFTLTKKCGYAQEKESDPMKGWATFGIISCIFIVLSTLLCCGGFIYKTRVEHLYGLDALPGMAFLSAFLDAAGRPRGYLPADNPSESHASQASWEHTPGTTQAAQRTNDRAYGSI, encoded by the exons ATGAGTCCTGTGGCTTCCTGTCCTATGCATGCCATTCATCTATCGATCGTAG TTTTGTTGGCAGCTACCTACATGCATGTAGTAGCCACTGCTATCATCGTGGTTCCAAGTTCTAATTGTTATACCTTTGACAACGAGAGCCGCCTTATTGATTTT ACACATCTGGTCGGAAAGGAATATGAATACAATGAACAG GGCTCACAACCGTCTGATTTGGTTGTTGAGTTCTGCAAAGATGTGCAGAGAAGATCTCAAGAG GGTTACATTGAATTTGGACGTTTTGTTAGTTCTCGCTCCTTTCTATTTGGTTCAGGGTCTACTGACTATATTCAG AAATTCCATGATGGAGATTTAGTGCACTGTGAAACTACCTTCGAAAAGATGGGTCGTACAGCACAG GTAAACATCATATGTGGACGTTGCTCAAATAAAGTGTGCAGAG ATGAACAAGGATGCATTTGTAGCATATCTTATGATGAAAGGATGTGCAG GGTGCTTGTTGAACTTGCTATTCCTTGTGCTAAAAGTGGTCCTAGAGTATTCAAGGGTTTCACTGTGGGATTCCATCCCAGATCATCAGAAATT GTTTATAATGGATTGACTCAGCTGGGATTTGAGCAACTCCATCATGGATTTAG CTTTCAAACTGAGCAGATTCATGTGTCCCTGTATCTTAGTGCTATGTCTTCCCTCGCAGACCTGGTTGGAAAACCTACCTTCAAG GTTAATCCAGCGAAAGGGCTTAGTGTTACACTTACAGGATCAGGTCTCAATGGTGCCATGCCTACTACCCTGTCTCCTACAGTTCTGAATGTGGATTGGAGAT GTGAAATTGCTCGAAGCAGTCCGTATGAGGTCAATATTTTGATCCCAGTTGAGGGCTATGATCCAATTGAGTTTACACTTACCAAAAAATGTG GTTATGCACAAGAAAAGGAGAGTGATCCCATGAAAGGCTGGGCAACATTTGGAATTATTTCATGCAT CTTCATTGTCTTATCAACTCTACTTTGTTGTGGAGGGTTCATCTACAAAACCCGCGTGGAGCATCTG TATGGTTTAGATGCACTGCCTGGGATGGCCTTCTTATCTGCCTTTCTGGATGCT GCTGGTAGACCAAGAGGCTACTTGCCAGCAGACAATCCTAGTGAAAGTCATGCAAGCCAGGCGTCTTGGGAACACACACCTGGTACCACACAAGCAGCACAGAGGACAAATGATAGGGCATATGGATCAATATGA
- the LOC112891766 gene encoding protein FAR1-RELATED SEQUENCE 5-like, translating into MDDASHMPVAAIDDASDVPVAAMDGTSDRLTVTNGLSYVRDVDSSSKPVIGMTFDSIEDVQNFYKDYARDAGFSIRIGQQRKENEEIIAKYVYCSREGYRKERKTKIVDQAGKKRKPPSVLETRCGCEAHIYVKLGTDKKYRITSMVEHHNHGLVSPNKRH; encoded by the exons ATGGACGACGCCTCCCATATGCCTGTGGCAGCCATAGACGACGCCTCCGATGTGCCTGTGGCAGCCATGGACGGCACCTCCGATAGGCTAACAGTAACAAAT GGTTTGTCATATGTTCGCGATGTTGATTCAAGTTCAAAGCCTGTGATTGGGATGACATTTGATAGCATTGAGGATGTGCAAAATTTTTACAAAGACTATGCGCGTGATGCTGGCTTTTCGATTCGTATTGGTCAGCAAAGAAAAGAGAATGAGGAAATAATAGCGAAGTATGTTTATTGCTCAAGGGAAGGCTATAGGAAGGAGAGGAAAACAAAAATTGTTGATCAAGCTGGAAAAAAGAGGAAGCCACCTAGTGTGCTGGAAACAAGGTGTGGGTGTGAGGCACATATTTATGTCAAGCTCGGTACTGACAAGAAGTACCGGATAACTTCCATGGTTGAACATCATAATCATGGTCTTGTTTCCCCAAATAAGAGGCATTAG
- the LOC112894258 gene encoding uncharacterized protein LOC112894258 isoform X1, protein MAKAPSSSAAAATGGRGPAHYRTRLLLLLLVAVAASASTAGFLLSGALRDPCDARGDPAAAAAGSPLGFMRSKLVLLVSHELSLSGGPLLLMELAFLLRHVGSQVVWITNQRSEETNDVRYSLEHKMLNHGVQVLPARGEEAVDTARKADLVILNTAVAGKWLDPVLKNHVPEVLPKILWWIHEMRGHYFKLEYVKHLPFVAGAMIDSHTTAEYWKSRTSDRLKIQMPQTYVVHLGNSKELMEVAEDDVARRVLREHIRESLGVRSEDLLFAIINSVSRGKGQDLFLQAFYQSLQLIQQQKLKVPKMHAVVVGSDMNAQTKFETQLRDFVVKNGIHDRVHFVNKTLAVAPYLAAIDVLVQNSQARGECFGRITIEAMAFKLPVLGTAAGGTTEIVLDGSTGLLHPAGKEGVAPLAKNMVRLASRAEQRAAMGKKGYGRVKERFMEHHMAERIAAVLKQVLQKSREHARS, encoded by the exons ATGGCGAAGGCCCCGTCgtcctccgcggcggcggccaccggAGGCCGTGGCCCGGCCCACTACCGGAcccggctcctcctcctgctcctcgtggccgtcgccgcctccgcctccacaGCGGGGTTCCTCCTCAGCGGCGCCCTGCGCGACCCCTGCGACGCCCGTGGGgaccctgccgccgccgcagcgggGAGTCCCCTCGGGTTCATGAGGTCCAAGCTCGTGCTGCTCGTCTCCCACGAGCTCTCCCTCTCCG GTGGCCCACTTTTGCTGATGGAGTTGGCATTTCTTCTGAGACATGTTGGCTCGCAAGTGGTGTGGATAACAAACCAGAGATCAGAAGAAACAAATGATGTTAGATATAGCTTGGAGCATAAGATGTTGAACCATGGGGTGCAG GTTTTACCAGCTAGGGGAGAAGAGGCAGTTGATACTGCTCGAAAAGCTGATCTGGTTATCTTGAACACTGCTGTCGCTGGCAAATGGCTTGATCCTGTTCTTAAAAACCATGTCCCTGAAGTCCTTCCAAAGATTTTGTGGTGGATCCATGAAATGCGAGGGCATTACTTTAAGCTTGAATATGTTAAACATCTTCCCTTCGTTGCTGGAGCCATGATTGATTCTCATACAACGGCTGAATATTGGAAGAGCAGGACTAGCGACCGTCTGAA AATACAGATGCCACAAACTTATGTTGTTCACCTCGGGAATAGTAAAGAACTAATGGAAGTTGCTGAAGATGATGTCGCAAGAAGAGTCCTACGGGAACATATTCGTGAGTCCCTTGGAGTACGGAGTGAAGATCTCCTGTTTGCAATAATAAACA GTGTCTCACGAGGAAAAGGACAAGACTTGTTTCTTCAGGCATTTTATCAGAGTTTGCAGCTCATCCAACAGCAAAAATTAAAAGTGCCTAAGATGCATGCTGTAGTTGTGGGAAGTGATATGAATGCTCAGACCAAATTTGAGACCCAGTTACGTGACTTTGTGGTAAAGAATGGGATTCATGACCGTGTCCATTTTGTGAACAAGACATTGGCAGTGGCTCCTTATTTGGCAGCAATTGATGTGCTTGTTCAGAACTCCCAG GCCCGTGGAGAATGTTTTGGAAGGATAACAATTGAAGCAATGGCATTCAAGTTGCCAGTATTG GGCACGGCCGCCGGAGGGACCACGGAAATCGTCCTGGACGGTTCGACCGGCCTCCTGCACCCCGCTGGGAAGGAGGGCGTCGCGCCTCTCGCGAAGAACATGGTGAGACTCGCCAGCCGCGCCGAGCAGAGGGCCGCCATGGGGAAGAAGGGCTATGGCAGGGTGAAGGAGAGGTTCATGGAGCACCACATGGCGGAGAGGATCGCCGCGGTGCTGAAGCAAGTTCTGCAGAAATCGCGGGAACACGCTCGTTCTTGA
- the LOC112894258 gene encoding uncharacterized protein LOC112894258 isoform X2, whose amino-acid sequence MAKAPSSSAAAATGGRGPAHYRTRLLLLLLVAVAASASTAGFLLSGALRDPCDARGDPAAAAAGSPLGFMRSKLVLLVSHELSLSGGPLLLMELAFLLRHVGSQVVWITNQRSEETNDVRYSLEHKMLNHGVQVLPARGEEAVDTARKADLVILNTAVAGKWLDPVLKNHVPEVLPKILWWIHEMRGHYFKLEYVKHLPFVAGAMIDSHTTAEYWKSRTSDRLKIQMPQTYVVHLGNSKELMEVAEDDVARRVLREHIRESLGVRSEDLLFAIINSVSRGKGQDLFLQAFYQSLQLIQQQKLKVPKMHAVVVGSDMNAQTKFETQLRDFVVKNGIHDRVHFVNKTLAVAPYLAAIDVLVQNSQARGECFGRITIEAMAFKLPVLVRLTPCSLLSVCRPGDWQASQSTFGAGTIFLHLFGVYE is encoded by the exons ATGGCGAAGGCCCCGTCgtcctccgcggcggcggccaccggAGGCCGTGGCCCGGCCCACTACCGGAcccggctcctcctcctgctcctcgtggccgtcgccgcctccgcctccacaGCGGGGTTCCTCCTCAGCGGCGCCCTGCGCGACCCCTGCGACGCCCGTGGGgaccctgccgccgccgcagcgggGAGTCCCCTCGGGTTCATGAGGTCCAAGCTCGTGCTGCTCGTCTCCCACGAGCTCTCCCTCTCCG GTGGCCCACTTTTGCTGATGGAGTTGGCATTTCTTCTGAGACATGTTGGCTCGCAAGTGGTGTGGATAACAAACCAGAGATCAGAAGAAACAAATGATGTTAGATATAGCTTGGAGCATAAGATGTTGAACCATGGGGTGCAG GTTTTACCAGCTAGGGGAGAAGAGGCAGTTGATACTGCTCGAAAAGCTGATCTGGTTATCTTGAACACTGCTGTCGCTGGCAAATGGCTTGATCCTGTTCTTAAAAACCATGTCCCTGAAGTCCTTCCAAAGATTTTGTGGTGGATCCATGAAATGCGAGGGCATTACTTTAAGCTTGAATATGTTAAACATCTTCCCTTCGTTGCTGGAGCCATGATTGATTCTCATACAACGGCTGAATATTGGAAGAGCAGGACTAGCGACCGTCTGAA AATACAGATGCCACAAACTTATGTTGTTCACCTCGGGAATAGTAAAGAACTAATGGAAGTTGCTGAAGATGATGTCGCAAGAAGAGTCCTACGGGAACATATTCGTGAGTCCCTTGGAGTACGGAGTGAAGATCTCCTGTTTGCAATAATAAACA GTGTCTCACGAGGAAAAGGACAAGACTTGTTTCTTCAGGCATTTTATCAGAGTTTGCAGCTCATCCAACAGCAAAAATTAAAAGTGCCTAAGATGCATGCTGTAGTTGTGGGAAGTGATATGAATGCTCAGACCAAATTTGAGACCCAGTTACGTGACTTTGTGGTAAAGAATGGGATTCATGACCGTGTCCATTTTGTGAACAAGACATTGGCAGTGGCTCCTTATTTGGCAGCAATTGATGTGCTTGTTCAGAACTCCCAG GCCCGTGGAGAATGTTTTGGAAGGATAACAATTGAAGCAATGGCATTCAAGTTGCCAGTATTGGTAAGGCTCACTCCCTGCTCTCTCCTGTCAGTGTGTAGGCCAGGAGACTGGCAGGCAAGTCAG TCAACTTTTGGTGCGGGCACTATATTTTTGCATTTGTTTGGAGTATATGAATGA